The Strigops habroptila isolate Jane chromosome 13 unlocalized genomic scaffold, bStrHab1.2.pri S16, whole genome shotgun sequence genome window below encodes:
- the MRPS23 gene encoding 28S ribosomal protein S23, mitochondrial, producing MAGSRLQKIGSVFSRTRNLLRIGVVEKPLWFDVYAAFPPLREPLYRVPRPRYGKVKDVIPAIFYPEDEVRARFYRVYGSGPRAFDLSQSNYKSTCQRFVEKYNELKEEGKIEEEKLFEETGKALLASGILLQRRGTDKVAHQDHQDAETRDSVLHLHLQTVLEEMQENKKDQEEQTAEPAEKQKENPVSS from the exons ATGGCGGGGAGCCGCCTGCAGAAGATCGGGAGCGTGTTCAGCCG GACGCGGAACCTGCTCCGCATCGGCGTGGTGGAGAAGCCGCTGTGGTTCGATGTGTACGCCGCCTTCCCGCCGCTGAGGGAGCCCCTCTACAGGGTGCCGCGGCCGCGCTACGGCAAGGTGAAGGATGTCATCCCCGCCATCTTCTACCCCGAGGATGAAGTGCGAGC GAGGTTTTACAGAGTTTATGGCAGTGGCCCAAGAGCTTTCGACCTGTCGCAGTCAAACTACAAATCTACTTGCCAGAG GTTTGTTGAGAAATATAATGAactgaaggaagaagggaaaattgaagaggagaaattgtttgaagaaacaggaaaagcccTTTTGGCCAGTGGGATACTTCTACAGAGGAGAGGAACAGATAAA GTAGCACACCAGGATCATCAGGATGCTGAAACCAGGGATTCTGTATTACACCTGCATCTCCAAACTGTGTTGGAAGAGATGCAGGAGAACAAGAAGGATCAGGAGGAGCAgacagcagagccagcagaaaagcagaaggagaacCCTGTGTCCTCCTAA